AcagtataattatatactataGTATTTCGCCATTACGTAGTTTTTGACTGAAATGAATATCATGTTCATTTTTGATATAGACACAAATTATCTACTAAACCCCTGACACTACAAAACAcaataaaagttattttgagTAAGGAATAATTGATTTTGCATAAAATGAGCAATTATTTAtttaccagagacataaataacatttatgtcAGTTACTAAGTTTACATACAAGTTGAAATATTTCTGATCAGtggctttaaaaaatttttaacgTCACATCAGAGACCGGTTCTTCTCTTTTAACACTTAAGCCTGTTTCATAAAACATAATGTATAAATggaaaaatttattatttctaaaCAACTTTATTCTTTAAACCATAtcattgtagttccatatatacttcagaattatattttttccttgactgcatttttacattttcctttactcagttttaaatttttttgtaccactgagtaggatatttcatgtattttgttaggtgatgattttttttcacagggactacttctttcagggctcatgcagcagcttcctggggagtgtgcagtctgtttacatacaaatggaaaacacgtggttttgagggtagacctgtttggagctagattagtagatattttgagaaaatgcagtatcgcttgccctttttatggtgttagctgatgagataggtaacaaataacatttcctccgaatattttgtcatgaaaaatacaaactgatttttaagaattttttcccctctatagtgttatatagtgaaaacaattaccggtgtgatacctttgTCTCCGCACTAACACTCAACTTCCATTATAGCCGGAAAAGTAAATCATGTTTTGATTGGTTTTTAAATTAGTCGTTAAAAATAGTTCTTcgtaaaaaatatcttttaatactAATCAGTTgttaaaacattacaaaatgccactcagaaaataaaacaattaacatGGATATTTATACACCCCTCATATAACCAATTTGATGGAATACTTAAAACTCGCCATCGGCGCACGAATATCGATTACAATCGCACTATTTTCCTCCTTTTCCATGTGGGATCGCCATTGGTAAGCACGTGTTTCTCTTTCATGAAGCTTATTTCGTCTGACATAATgtaaagaacattattttagcgatgaaaatttttttttttatttaagtcaAACACACACTACGTAAAACAATGATATATTGTGTTTCGGAAGTTGACAAACACAAGTCATGaaaagtcgggggggggggggtatggggaTGGAGTTCTTCGTAAATGcatttgcaaaaatttaaacattatggAATATATTTTAGATTAAAATGCCCGGTCGTGTCCCAATCAAGAGGAGTAAAACCTACACAACTCCACGACGTCCCTTCGAGAAGGAACGTTTGGACCAGGAGTTGAAACTTATTGGAGAGTTTGGTCTTAGAAACAAGCGTGAGGTATGGCGCGTGAAGTACACTCTCGGTAAAGTACGAAAGGCCGCCAGAGAGTTGCTCACCTTAGATGAGAAAGACCAAAGACGACTTTTTGAAGGTAACAGGAGTTAAATTTTCTTTgacatttctttttatgttttgGATGATTGTGATACTGTAATACATTTGCCATTTACATCCTTACTTTGTCAAAACAATAAGGAATACTTATATACACTGTTATATCATTGTGTTGATGTATCCTTTTTTTCAGGTAATGCTTTGCTGAGACGTCTTGTCAGAATTGGTGTGTTGGATGAAGGCAAAATGAAACTCGATTACGTGCTGGGTTTGAAACTGGAAGACTTCTTGGAGAGAAGACTGCAAACACAGGTCTTCAAACTGGGTCTTGCCAAGAGCATTCATCATGCCCGAGTCCTCATCAGACAGAGACACATCAGGTTAATACTAAAGGCATTCTCAATTTCCTTTGAAATGGcagaaagaataaaatattattcatgTTCCCGCTCTGCAGAAATAATGAACTCAAATTCTTGTAGATATTGTCTTTTCTTGatgttaaacattttcaaacatgcTCCATGTCCTGATGAAATTGACCTTGTATTACAGCTGAAGAGAGTGACATTTTTGAGTATGAGATAAAAATTTCAGTTAGGCCACTTCTTAACCCTGTGTGGTTATAGAATGTCTAACATTGCCCATGTTCATTGGCACTAGAGATTTGGAGAACATGCGTTCAAGATTCTGTTGGGCCACTTGAGAAATTTAACATTTCTCAACGTCCACTTGTCATTTCTGAACTTTGTTCAGTTCTCTAATTTGATGACGGTGCCTTTCCTTGTGAAGTAATATGAAGGTATATCGATCAGTGTCATTTGTAAAGCATTGTCCAGGATAATAATGATGTTCATGATTTGAGTTCATGATGTTTTAGATTCCACAGAAttgcatttatatatttgtGCACAGCAATGTAACTGAAACATTCCCATTACAGAGTCAGGAAGCAGGTGGTCAATATTCCATCCTTTGTGGTGCGTCTAGACTCCCAGAAACACATTGACTTCTCCCTCAGGTCACCATACGGTGGTGGACGCCCAGGTAAATTtattcttcttaaaaaaaaattgagcatcaatttttaaaaaaaaaaaaaggagataGAAACGGTCGCTTCAAATGGAAATGATTGCTTTATGTGTGATTTTTGAGGTTTTTGTCTCTCTAAATTTAGAAACAGATACAATCAGATACAATAAATCATgatttctgttttcttttttttttaggccgtGTCAAGAGGAAGAACGCCAAGAAGGGAACAACAGAGGAGGAGGAAGATTAATTGTACATCTTATGACAATAAAGTCTTTCACTTTCAAATGTTGCATTTTCCCGCTGGATAGTGACACAAATTGAATGATTACTGTACTGATCAgaccaacctaacagaaagtaaacccaaactaaaccctgggttaaCTTTCGGggttgaacagagtgaaaaaaccgatcagaagtatacccctgaaagtagatgctacatgtaattacaggcagtaggaatAGAGAAGActggtctgcttcacacttagTGTTACACTAACAGCGgatgaaaattttaacaaagcTGACCCTTAGTACACATGGGGTTTAGTTAAGGGTCTGCTTTGGTGTTAGGTTGTGACTGATTAGCTCTCTATTTTCCATATTTGGAATAAACACATCTTTCTTCGCTTAATATTGATAGAAATAAATGAGATATCGTTATTTTTAATGCTATTGAAGTTTAATTTGCTTGTAAGAATATTGCACTTGAAACGGACTTTAAGAAAAAACAACTGGCTTCTAATTTTGCGAGATTTACTTGAAGAGGGGTGTCTTAAATGTGGAATTGGTAGAGCTATTGAGTAGACGATCCGAATCTACAGTCCCTAGTTGGTCATAGAgctctttttcttaaaaaaaaatgagaaccTTC
This portion of the Magallana gigas chromosome 7, xbMagGiga1.1, whole genome shotgun sequence genome encodes:
- the LOC105341101 gene encoding small ribosomal subunit protein uS4, with translation MPGRVPIKRSKTYTTPRRPFEKERLDQELKLIGEFGLRNKREVWRVKYTLGKVRKAARELLTLDEKDQRRLFEGNALLRRLVRIGVLDEGKMKLDYVLGLKLEDFLERRLQTQVFKLGLAKSIHHARVLIRQRHIRVRKQVVNIPSFVVRLDSQKHIDFSLRSPYGGGRPGRVKRKNAKKGTTEEEED